The nucleotide sequence GCCCATTTTTCCTGTTCAGCGGCATCCGGCACAGTCAGTGCCAGCACCGTACTGGCACGATAGTGGTCTGCCAGCTTGGTCAACTCATTTTGCAACTTCACTTCGTTTACGTCCTGGTCCCCCCGGATGTTGACCAGCACCAGTACCACCATTCCATTGTCATAAACCGCCTGATACAGCACATTCTTGACGACATTGGTGGGAGAACACTTGAGAAAATTGCACATCTTTTCAATCGTCTCAGTGCCAGGCGTTTCTCGCTTCTCATAGGCTTTGAAGGGAGAAGGCTCAACCTCAGGTGGCAGAGAAACTGCCTTTTCCACATTGGCAGCATATTTGCCGTCATCCGTATAAAGAATTTCATCTTCCCCGGCATCTGCCAGCACCATAAATTCCTGAGAACCGGAGCCTCCGATCGCCCCAGAGTCTGCCTCCACCGCCCGAAATTTCAAACCACAACGGCGCAGTATATTACTGTAAGCCTGGTGCATGTCCTGGTAGGTCTGTTTCAGGCTTTCTTCATCCGTATGGAAGGAGTAGCCGTCTTTCATAATGAACTCCCGCCCTCGCATCAAACCAAACCGGGGACGTATCTCATCCCGAAACTTCGTCTGGATCTGATACAGGTGCAGGGGAAGCTGGCGATAAGAGCGAATCATATCGCGGGCAATGGTTGTAATCACTTCCTCATGGGTTGGACCCAGCCCCATTTCCCGTTCTTGCCGGTCAATCAGGGAAAACATAATCCCTTCTGCTTTTGTGTAGGTGTCCCACCGTCCCGACTCTTTCCACAGATCGGCAGGCTGCAACTGGGGGAGCAGACATTCCATTGCCCCGGTCGCATTCATCTCTTCCCGCACAATCCTCGACACCTTTTGCAACACCCGCCACATTAAGGGCAGGTAAGCATACACCCCACTGGCAATGCGTCGAATGTAGCCTGCTCTAAGCAGCAGCTTATGACTGGGAATTTCCGCCTCTGCCGGATCCTCCCGCAGGGTCACAAATAGCATTTGAGACAGTCGCATCGCCGTTTCCTTTTCAGAGTTAAGTCTTTTTATTCATCATCTCAGTCTAGCAGCGAGGGGCGAAGAGTCGGGTATTGGGTATCGGGAGTTGAGAGTTGAAAAGACCATTGACCAATAACTATGAACGCCATGGGCAACTTGGAAGCCAGGATCTCCGGTGTTTCGTGGATTTCAATCGAACTGGCTGGCCAGCCTCCCCAGACACCGGGGATTGGTTCTTCCTTCAGGTTCCGCAGCCGCACTTTGCCCCCATCTACACTCATCTCCTCCACGGCGTGGGTCACTTGCGGCAGGTCAAACCGTTGACGATGCACCAAGCACTGCTGAGTGCTACGAGAAACCGCAACCCCGGTCAACACTTGAATATCGTTTTGCTGACCCTAGACTCACAATTTCAAGGTTGACAACCCACCAGGCGTTTTAGAAAGTTATCTTCAATGGGCTGAAGCTGTCCAGGTTGTATCTAAATGGTCAGTTAGAATTGGGATTGGCAGAGTAATCATCTCATTACACCGCGTAAGTATACACCTAATAAACCTAACACTGCGTTGGTGCTGACAGCACAGAAGTTATGGGTGGGTGTTCAGGTTAGTCTATCACCGCACAACTTTACCGGTTAGACCACAGGGCAACACTTGGAGGAGTCAGGCAATCAAAAGAACACTGGGAGCACATGTACTCCACCAAGGCCACGGATGCAGTTAGTTGGTACCAGCAGCATGCAAACCTTTCGATTAAGTTAATTGGAGCAACTGGCGTATCGCACACCTCATCTATCATTGATGTTGGCGGCGGTGCTTCCACCCTCGTGGATGATCTACTTGCCAAGAACTATCAGAGCATCACTGTCCTTGATCTTTCCGCTGCCGCTCTCAAGTCTGCCAAAGAGCGCTTGGGCGCCACCGCCGGATCAGTCATATGGCAAGAATCTGACATTACAAAGGCTGATCTTCCGTTTCATGCATATGATTTATGGCATGACCGTGCCGTTTTCCACTTCCTGACGACCCCGGAAGATCGACGCGCATACGTTCGAACCGTGCTTCACTCGGTTAAGCCGGGCGGTCACGTGATTGTTGCCACCTTTGCCGAAGACGGTCCACTCCAATGCAGCGGACTGCCTATCATGCGTTACAGTGCAACTCAACTCTACGAAGAGTTCGGTGCGGAATTCACTCTCATATCGCACGACAAGGAGACACACCACACCCCATTCGGAACGACCCAACAATTCACGTACTGCTATTTTCGCAAGTTAGTATCGTGATATGTGGTCTAACAATTCATTCAAGCCGACGCCGCTTTGCGGCGCGACTTAATTCAAGTGTTATGCCGCTCATCTCTCGGTTGAGGCGCAGTCCGCATCTTATCTCTTGGCCTTCGAGGCTAGATGGCATAACATCTTGAACTGGCAGTGCGTTCAGGGGATAACGGCAGCAGCAATTTACAATAGAGCAAGAGTTGCTAGGGAAGGGCTGATGAGGCTACAAGACATCCAAAATCAGGCATTGCAGTTGCCTGCTGGCGATCGCTGGCAGTTAGTACAAGTCCTTTTAGACTCTCTGAAACGGGAAGCAAACCTCAAGCCCAAGCGGGGGAACCTGTCGCGTTTGCGAGGTATTGCTAAGATTTCGGCAGATGCAGGAGAAAGTAACGCCCAAGCGGATTATGTAACCTATCTGACCGAGAAGTATCAGTAATGCGAGTTCTGATTGATACCAATATTGTTCTTGATTTTTTACAAGAACGAGAGCCGTTTGTGGAAAATGCAGCAAGATTATTTGAGCATATTGATGCTGGAGAAATTGAGGGATTCATCGCAGCAACGACAATAACTAACATTTACTACATTGTTCGTAGGGCAGCAGGTAGGGCAGTGGCGCAAGATGCAGTTACTCAGGTGTTAAGCGATCTAAACATCTGTACAGTCGATTTAGAGGTGCTAGAACAAGCTCTTGCATTAGATTTCGAGGATTTTGAAGATGCAGTACAGTATGCTTGTGCAGTAGTGTACAGTGTTGATGAGATCGTTACTCGTGATGCCACTGGATTTACAAATTCGGAAGTTCCTGTGGTTTTGCCTGAAGAGATTGGTACTATCAATGGTGCTGAGTAAAGAGATTGAAGCAGCGTTCATCGCGTCATAACAAGTCGCTGCACCAGAACGCCGTATGCTGGTCAGTTGAGCTGCAAAGGTTATCTGCGTCCGGTGAGCTTGGTCGTTAGGCACACACAGCAAGAATCTCATGATCCGCTTGTTGAACAGAGATGATTGAGCCTAAATTGGGAGGTTCGTGTACATGATTAGAATCGTGAATTCAGGACAGGAGATGAGGCGACCATTTGTTGCAGTGGCCAGTGCTACAAGTTTCCTTGTAATTTTGTAATAAATCAAACTTAATCTGACAGATGAGATTATCGGACACTGAGAAATGGTGTCCGATGTGTTTGATTTGTTTCACCCTCTTCTACGTGTTGTTCATGCGTTTGTTTCACCTTAATCGTATCCTCAAAGTAGTCATGCACCATCTTCTGTTTGACTAAGGGTTTGCTATCCAAGAAGGTTTGTATTGGGGGCTTGCCATAGCAATAGCCTCCAGAATGCGGTCGAGTGCAATTGTAAGAATCGACCCAATCATCGACATCCTGCTGCAATTGTTCGACACTGGTATAGAGTTTCTTGCGGAAGGCAATTTGATAGAACTCTTCCAGGATGGTGCGATGGAACCGTTCACAGATACCGTTGGTTTGGGGTGATTGGGTTGTGGTTCCGGTGTGGTCGATGTCCTCAATCGCCAGATACAACTGATATTCGTGATGCTCGACATTGCCACAATACTCGGACCCCCGATCGGTCAGAATTCGCAACAGTGGCACCTGCTGGAACTCAAAAAATGGCAATACTCGGTCATTGAGCAAATCGGCAGCCGTCAGTGCGGTTTTCATCTCATATAATTTGACGATCGCCACTTTGGAGTAGGTGTCCATGAAGGTCTGTTGGTAGATGCGTCCAACCCCTTTGATGGTGCCGACATAGAAGGTGTCCTGGGAGCCAGGATAGCCTGGATGTTCGGTTTCCAATTTCCCCGTGGGATCCCTTCTCTTGTTTCCCCTTCTCCAACGCTTTGAGTTGCGCTTCGGTCAGGATCAAATTGTCCTAGGCGGATTTGGCTTCAAGCGCTTTGAGCCGTTTGACAAAGGTTTCTAGATCATGCCGTAACCAGATAAAACGCACGCCACTCGGAGAAACCAGAATCCCTTGGTGTTTGAGTTCGTTTGAGACTCGGACTTGCCCATAAGCGGGTTGTTCAATCGCAAAATCGACTACGGCTTGTTCGATGGGTGCCTCCACTCGGTTCTTGATGCACGGCTTCTTGCGACTGTTCTCTTGCAGAGCCGCTTCGCCTCCGGTCTCATACAATTGCTTAAACCGATAGAAGCTGTCTCTGGTAACCCCCCATAACCTTACAGGCTTGAGAGACGTTGCCCAGCATTTTGGCGAGATTGAGCACACCCAGTTTGTTTTGATAATCTTGTCTTGTGTATTCATTTTGACACTCCTGATCCGTAGTAAGTTTGCAGGATATGTCAGATTAAGTCTCAACTATTACAATTTATGGTTCTTTGATTCGTCTGATGGTCCGACGATTAGCTGCTTAAGATTTACTTTATAAATTAGCTCTAAGTTCAGCAACGCTCTAAGGAAGCCAGGAGTCAAAATTCAGGAGTCAGGAGGGTGAGTTTGATTTATGCCGGGGTTTACTATGAATCCTGACTAACTTTCCTGAATCAGGCGAACCAGTTCTTCAGTGGAAACCTTGCCGCTCATATCTGCTCCTTCCAGCAAGCTGTCTGCCAGGTCGCGTTTTTGATGGTGTAGCTGGACAATTTTTTCCTCAATCGTGTTTTTTGCCACCATGCGGTAAATGGTGACTGGGCGTTGCTGACCGATACGATGGGCGCGATCGCTGGCCTGGTCCTCCACTGCCGGATTCCACCAGGGGTCCATGTGGATCACATAATCCGCTGCTGTCAGGTTTAGCCCGGTGCCGCCTGCTTTCAGGCTGATTAAAAAGACATCGCCAGCCCCTGATTGGAAGGCATCTACCCGCTTTTTCCGTTCTGGGGCGGGGGTGCTGCCATCCAGGTATTGATAGTGAATGTTCTGTTCGTCCAGATAATCCCGAATAATCTGCAAATGATCCACAAATTGACTGAATACGAGGGCTTTGTGGCGGTTTTCCAGTAGCTCTGCCAGCACCTCACCGAACAGTTGCAGTTTGGAACTGGGGAGGGCGATTTCTGGTTTTGCCAGCCGACTATTGCAGCAGGCGCGACGCAGGCGCATGATTTCTGCCAGTACTTGCAGGTGTTTGGCACCAGCCGTCGCATCAGTTTCAGAGAGTTTGGTAATGGCCTCTCGTCGGAGAGCTTCGTAGAATGCCATTTCTTCCTGACTCAGTTCGACGTGCAGCAGAATTTCGGTGCGAGAGGGCAGTTCTTCCAGCACCTGACTCTTGGTGCGACGCAGCAGAAAAGGTTGAACCAGTTTTTTCAGACGGTTGCGTGCCTGCCGATCGCCATATTTCTCAATAGGGGTGGCAAACCGCTCATTAAATTTTTCCAGGGATCCGAGCAAGCCCGGATTGATGAAGCGAAACAGATTCCACAGTTCACCCAGATGGTTTTCAATTGGGGTGCCAGTGGTAATCAGTTTGAAGCCGCCTTGCAGGTTCATGGCTGCCTGCGATCGCTTGGTGGCAAAGTTTTTGATTGACTGCGCCTCATCCAGGACAATCGTTTGCCACTGCACTTTTGCCAGCATTTCTGCCACTTCTTCCTGCTGTAACAGACCATAGCTGCATACCAGCATGTCAAAGGGTTTTAGCTGATCCAGCAGTTTCTGGCGATCGCCACTCCCAAATTGGATCGTGTTGATGGTCGGTGCAAACCGGGCAGCCTCAGCCATCCAGTTCATACAGACTGAGGTGGGTGCCACAATCAGTGTCGGACCATCCTGCGCACGGGTGAGAATAACTGCCAATGCCTGTAACGTCTTGCCCAGTCCCATGTCATCTGCCAGACAGGCACCCACTCCCCACTCGGCAAGTCGCGCCAGCCAGCGGAACCCATCCATCTGGTAATCGCGCAGGTCTGCTTGCAGGGTGGAGGGTAGCTGTGGTTCAAAGGTCTGAATCGCTTTGATCCGCTGAATGTGTTCCTTCCAGTGTTTGTCTGCTCTGAAACTGCCCACCTCTTCTGCCCAGTCCTCCAGATTGATGGCAGCCAGAGGATGGACTCGCAAGCCTTTACCAGATTTTTCAGAAAATGCCCGCAGTTCATCTAAGCGTTTGCGAAACTCCTGGGTCAGCGCCAGAAATTGACCATCCCCCAGGGGCACAAAGCGACTGGGAGTTTGATCCAGCAGTTCCATCAACTGCTTCATATCCAGCACCAGGCGATTGTCCAGTTGCAGTTTGCCATCGGTGTCAAACCAGTCATTCTGGCGTTTGATGGACAGGGTGAAATGCTTAAAGTCTGCCTGGTGCGTCACCCGCAGTTTTTCGCCGTGGGGCCACTCCAGGACAACACTGTCTCCCAGATTGCCCAATTCCAGCAGCAGTTCCAGACAGGTTTCCGGGTCTTCTATGCGCCACTCGCCATCTTCCTGTTCCTGGCGGGCAAGGGTGGGGCAGGCGGCGATCGCCCCATTGGCCAGTTTCTTTTCCTCTGACAGATTGCGAACCGCTTGCAGCCGCTTACCCCCAATCTCGGCAATCACCGTTTCACCTCCCGCACCCGGTTGGTAGTAGGGACCGCCCTCTGCAA is from Leptothermofonsia sichuanensis E412 and encodes:
- the proS gene encoding proline--tRNA ligase, producing the protein MRLSQMLFVTLREDPAEAEIPSHKLLLRAGYIRRIASGVYAYLPLMWRVLQKVSRIVREEMNATGAMECLLPQLQPADLWKESGRWDTYTKAEGIMFSLIDRQEREMGLGPTHEEVITTIARDMIRSYRQLPLHLYQIQTKFRDEIRPRFGLMRGREFIMKDGYSFHTDEESLKQTYQDMHQAYSNILRRCGLKFRAVEADSGAIGGSGSQEFMVLADAGEDEILYTDDGKYAANVEKAVSLPPEVEPSPFKAYEKRETPGTETIEKMCNFLKCSPTNVVKNVLYQAVYDNGMVVLVLVNIRGDQDVNEVKLQNELTKLADHYRASTVLALTVPDAAEQEKWAARPLPLGYLAPNLSDRYIRPAQPQPVGAKASSQVAPRFLRLVDKTAVDLKNFATGADEAGYHVVGANWGKEFELPERVVDVRKAKAGDRALHDPTQFLKSARGIEIGHIFQLGTKYSKAMGATFTNEQGESQPLVMGCYGVGVSRLAQAAVEQSHDRDGIVWSPSIAPYHAIVVIPNINDVDQVKAAESLYGELNQAGVETLLDDREERAGVKFKDADLIGIPYRIVTGKTLKNNKVEVVKRATRETQEIALESVVETLKQWISACE
- a CDS encoding class I SAM-dependent methyltransferase, encoding MYSTKATDAVSWYQQHANLSIKLIGATGVSHTSSIIDVGGGASTLVDDLLAKNYQSITVLDLSAAALKSAKERLGATAGSVIWQESDITKADLPFHAYDLWHDRAVFHFLTTPEDRRAYVRTVLHSVKPGGHVIVATFAEDGPLQCSGLPIMRYSATQLYEEFGAEFTLISHDKETHHTPFGTTQQFTYCYFRKLVS
- a CDS encoding type II toxin-antitoxin system VapC family toxin codes for the protein MRVLIDTNIVLDFLQEREPFVENAARLFEHIDAGEIEGFIAATTITNIYYIVRRAAGRAVAQDAVTQVLSDLNICTVDLEVLEQALALDFEDFEDAVQYACAVVYSVDEIVTRDATGFTNSEVPVVLPEEIGTINGAE